In Kutzneria kofuensis, the DNA window AGCGCTCCGACCGCGACACCGTGCTCACCTGCCTCGACCTCGGCGTCTTCACGTACCTCACCAAGGCCGAGGGGCCGGATCACCTCATCCCGGCCATCCGGGCCGGCGCCGAGAACCTGCCCTACACGTCGCCGTCGCTGGGCGGCGCGATCAGCACCGACCGCCGCCCCAGCCGGCCTCAGCTGTCCGAACGCGAGATGGAGACGCTGGTCGCGTGGTTCGAGTCCGACTCGAAGCGGCTGGTCGCCGGCAAGCTCGGCGTCTCCATCAAGACCGTCGAGACCTACATCGACCGGGTGCGGATCAAGTACGCCAACACCGGACGGCCGGCGCGGACCAAGGCCGCGCTGGTGGAGCGGGCGATCCAGGACGGCCTGATCGCCATGGAGGACCTCACCGGCTAGACCCTCACCGGGCGACCCGGCGGCGCGGCAGCGCCTTCGCCACCTTCGCGAACGGCAGCCCGTCGGCCAGCTCCTCCGGCGCGCTCAACCGCCACGCCTCGTACACCAGCTCCGCGAGCTCGTCGGCGTCGATGCCGTCGAGGTAGACCACGACCCAGCCGAAGCCGCCCGAGGTGTACTGCTCCTCGAACACCTCGGGGCGTTCCGACACCAGCGCCTGCTGCTCGGTGATCGTCTGCTTCAGGCCGACGGTCTCGGTCCGCGGCCAGTAGTAGCCGAACCGCTTGCCCCGCACGCTGAACGACGTCCAGTCGTGCGCCTGCGAGCTCTCCACCTCGGCGAGCGCGTTCACGACCCGGTGGAACACGGCGCTGCTGACTCCCATTCGCCGGAGTCTACGCAGGGGGTCTGACACATCGCCGCCGCGACGATGCCCTTGTGGGCAACGTACCGTCACGGCTCGCGTGCAGTGCGTAAGGTGGTGGTACCGCCGTCGCATCCGTTGGGGGACAACACCATGTCGGCAGCAGACGTCTTCAACCGGCTCAGTGACCCGAATCCGCCGACGGACACGCCCGTCCTGTTCGGCCGAGCCGTGGTGATGGGCGGCAGCGTGGCCGGGCTGATGGCGGCCCGGGTGCTCGCCGACCACGCCGAGCAGGTGATCGTCGTCGAGCGGGACGACCCCGGCACGAGCACCGCGCCGCGTCCCGGCGTGCCGCAGAGCAGCCAGATCCACGCGCTATTGCCCAGCGGCCTCATCCAGCTGGAGCGGTTCTTCCCCGGGTTCACCGAGCAGGCGGTCGCCGCGGGCGCGCGCCCGCAGCCGCCGTCGACCATCCGCCGCTACGTGGACGGCCAACTGCGGGCCAGCGACTTCGACACCGCGATGCTCGGCGGCAGCCGGCCGTTCATCGAGGCCCGCATCCGCGAGCACACGCTCGCCCGGCCCAACGTGAAGACGATCGTCGGGCGGG includes these proteins:
- a CDS encoding response regulator, whose translation is MAELITAVIIDDHPAITAGVRAWCAAATPPVRLIDADGKIGRAWTEPGASAQVVIFDLQLGGPPAFRELERLVDAGRQVIVYSQRSDRDTVLTCLDLGVFTYLTKAEGPDHLIPAIRAGAENLPYTSPSLGGAISTDRRPSRPQLSEREMETLVAWFESDSKRLVAGKLGVSIKTVETYIDRVRIKYANTGRPARTKAALVERAIQDGLIAMEDLTG
- a CDS encoding MmcQ/YjbR family DNA-binding protein, with translation MGVSSAVFHRVVNALAEVESSQAHDWTSFSVRGKRFGYYWPRTETVGLKQTITEQQALVSERPEVFEEQYTSGGFGWVVVYLDGIDADELAELVYEAWRLSAPEELADGLPFAKVAKALPRRRVAR